A single genomic interval of Helianthus annuus cultivar XRQ/B chromosome 6, HanXRQr2.0-SUNRISE, whole genome shotgun sequence harbors:
- the LOC110865826 gene encoding putative F-box/LRR-repeat protein 23, protein MDQQKAINLKKPVLGASQFKHIRKVKRPKRNWLDLPSEITANILHRIGVFDIFQNAQKVCTTWREICKDPAIWRVIYVDASFDTNANRAFEEMCKRAVDRSQGQLVDITIVRFCNEEILEYIANRSIQLKRLTIACCDDFSNRIWTKCLVKFPLLEELSLYATNISREGIETAGRYCSKLKTLKVNQENYRFWDYYSDGEYEPNDFMDDWIATAIGENLHELRHLELIGSPMTNEGLKMILDGCHHLELLDLRRCLFLHLGGDLWKRCLQQIKCVKLPNHFPEGCPFIYKTDEFSDEFGGFCEEYYDESEVGYDEESEGGSDEESEGGSDE, encoded by the exons ATGGATCAACAAAAAGCCATCAACTTGAAGAAGCCGGTGTTGGGAGCATCACAATTCAAACATATTCGTAAGGTGAAGCGACCAAAAAGGAACTGGTTGGATCTCCCGTCAGAGATAACGGCCAATATACTCCACAGAATTGGTGTTTTTGACATTTTTCAGAATGCCCAGAAAGTATGCACCACGTGGCGTGAAATCTGCAAGGACCCGGCTATATGGAGGGTCATTTATGTGGACGCTTCTTTTGACACAAATGCTAATCGTGCATTTGAAGAGATGTGTAAGCGTGCTGTTGACAGAAGCCAAGGCCAACTAGTTGATATCACCATCGTGCGATTCTGCAATGAGGAGATTCTTGAATACATTGCTAACAG ATCTATTCAACTTAAACGTCTCACAATCGCGTGTTGTGATGATTTTTCGAATCGTATCTGGACCAAATGTTTGGTGAAATTTCCATTACTGGAGGAACTCAGCCTTTATGCAACAAATATATCGAGAGAGGGTATTGAAACTGCTGGCCGTTATTGCTCCAAGCTAAAAACACTCaaagtgaatcaagaaaattaTAGGTTCTGGGATTATTATAGTGATGGGGAGTATGAGCCTAATGATTTTATGGATGATTGGATAGCTACGGCTATCGGGGAAAACTTACATGAGTTAAGGCACCTTGAACTCATCGGGAGCCCAATGACGAATGAAGGGTTGAAGATGATTCTGGATGGTTGTCATCACCTTGAATTACTTGATTTGCGTCGGTGCTTGTTCCTCCATCTTGGTGGAGATTTATGGAAAAGATGCTTACAACAAATTAAATGTGTAAAACTCCCCAATCATTTTCCAGAAGGTTGTCCATTTATATATAAAACGGATGAATTTTCTGATGAATTTGGTGGATTTTGTGAAGAATATTATGATGAATCTGAGGTAGGATATGATGAAGAATCTGAGGGAGGATCGGATGAAGAATCTGAGGGAGGATCGGATGAATAA